One part of the Acinetobacter sp. XS-4 genome encodes these proteins:
- the prfA gene encoding peptide chain release factor 1, translating to MKASLRLRLDQLCDRHEELTALLADVEVISDNKRFRKLSREHSDLSEITEVWGKYRQAEEDIETAEMMKSDPDFKDMAEEEIQANKELLGELESQLNILMIPKDPNDSNAAYLEIRAGTGGDEAAIFSGDLFRMYSKYAETQNWRIEVLSENEGEHGGFKEVICRVDGDGVYGRLKFESGAHRVQRVPATESQGRVHTSACTVAILPEIDVDTNVEINPADLRIDTYRASGAGGQHINKTDSAVRITHIPTGTVVECQEERSQHKNKAKAMALLVSRLENAKRAAADAATSEMRRDLVGSGDRSERIRTYNYPQGRMTDHRINLTLYKLDAIMEGDLTELLDSLHREYQADQLAMLAQENGG from the coding sequence ATGAAAGCGTCACTCCGTTTACGACTTGATCAACTCTGTGATCGACATGAAGAACTTACCGCGTTGCTTGCAGATGTGGAAGTCATCTCCGATAACAAACGTTTCCGTAAATTGTCTCGCGAACATAGTGATTTATCTGAAATTACCGAAGTTTGGGGCAAATACCGTCAAGCAGAAGAAGATATTGAAACTGCTGAAATGATGAAGTCTGATCCTGACTTTAAAGATATGGCAGAAGAAGAAATTCAAGCGAATAAAGAGTTGCTTGGAGAATTAGAAAGCCAGCTCAATATTTTGATGATTCCAAAAGATCCAAATGACTCTAATGCAGCTTATTTAGAAATTCGCGCCGGAACAGGTGGTGATGAGGCTGCAATTTTCTCTGGTGACTTATTCCGCATGTACAGTAAATATGCCGAGACACAAAATTGGCGTATTGAAGTACTTTCTGAAAATGAAGGTGAGCATGGTGGCTTTAAAGAGGTCATTTGCCGTGTAGATGGTGATGGCGTTTATGGCCGCTTAAAATTTGAAAGTGGTGCGCATCGTGTGCAACGCGTTCCAGCGACTGAATCACAAGGCCGTGTTCATACTTCAGCTTGTACAGTTGCGATTCTGCCTGAAATTGATGTTGATACAAATGTCGAAATTAATCCGGCAGATTTACGTATTGATACTTACCGTGCATCTGGTGCAGGTGGTCAGCACATTAACAAAACTGATTCGGCAGTGCGTATTACCCATATTCCAACAGGTACAGTAGTTGAGTGCCAAGAAGAACGTTCACAGCATAAAAACAAAGCTAAAGCGATGGCTCTTTTGGTATCGCGTTTAGAAAATGCGAAACGTGCAGCGGCTGATGCAGCAACGTCTGAAATGCGTCGTGATTTAGTGGGTTCTGGTGACCGTTCTGAACGTATCCGTACTTATAACTACCCACAAGGTCGTATGACTGATCATCGTATTAACCTAACTTTATATAAGTTAGATGCGATTATGGAAGGCGATTTAACTGAATTGCTTGATAGCTTACATCGCGAATATCAGGCAGATCAGCTTGCAATGCTTGCACAGGAAAATGGCGGCTAA
- the prmC gene encoding peptide chain release factor N(5)-glutamine methyltransferase, which yields MNIAQALAIRGEPDSYERQENAWLLEHFLKINSLELKFRLEQELTAQQEQDYVAGLERIQKGEPLAYVTGSQPFWTLDLKVTSDTLVPRPDTEVLVETVLNLNLPNTANIVDLGTGTGAIALALASERPDWFVTATDIYAPTLDVAKENALTHNLQRVKFACGAWFEALEPQKFDLIVSNPPYIDPDDEHMQALATEPRRALVADHQGLADIEIIIAQGKNWLKPQGWIALEHGYDQGQSVRNIFAEHSFSQIKTIQDYGQNDRVTLACWI from the coding sequence ATGAATATTGCTCAAGCGCTTGCAATTCGTGGTGAGCCTGACAGTTATGAACGACAAGAAAATGCTTGGTTACTTGAGCATTTTCTAAAAATCAATTCACTTGAATTAAAGTTTAGACTTGAGCAAGAGTTAACAGCCCAACAAGAGCAAGACTATGTAGCTGGTCTTGAACGTATTCAAAAGGGTGAACCTTTAGCTTATGTAACGGGTTCACAGCCATTTTGGACACTCGATTTAAAAGTAACATCTGATACTTTAGTGCCACGACCTGATACTGAAGTTTTGGTTGAAACCGTTTTAAATCTAAATTTGCCAAATACTGCAAATATTGTTGATTTGGGAACGGGGACAGGTGCAATTGCGCTTGCGTTAGCGAGTGAACGTCCAGATTGGTTCGTCACAGCAACTGATATTTATGCGCCTACTTTAGATGTCGCAAAAGAAAATGCACTAACTCATAATTTGCAACGTGTAAAATTCGCTTGCGGCGCTTGGTTTGAAGCACTAGAGCCGCAAAAATTCGATTTAATTGTTTCAAATCCGCCGTACATTGACCCTGATGATGAACACATGCAAGCTTTGGCAACAGAGCCACGCCGTGCATTGGTTGCAGATCATCAGGGACTGGCTGATATTGAAATTATTATTGCTCAAGGTAAGAACTGGTTAAAACCCCAAGGCTGGATTGCACTAGAGCATGGCTATGATCAGGGGCAATCTGTTCGAAATATATTTGCTGAGCATAGTTTTAGCCAGATTAAAACCATTCAAGACTATGGCCAAAATGATCGAGTCACTTTGGCATGCTGGATTTAA
- a CDS encoding ABC transporter permease, whose translation MSDSFNKAELNHFLAQQALKSQKKHLNNKFTRWFKALLIPLIFLGACEFLVRNGYIDAYLLPAPSSLWQSFLDLAHSDLFAHIYISTWRVLFGFIIGSGLGLIFAIWVGLSKEAEAYLEPTFSAIKSIPSLAWIPLLLLWLGIDEGSKITLIAIGAFFPTYTNTVAAIHNVDRKLIEVGKVYRLNAFQRIISIILPAASPGILTGLRNSLSLSWMFMIAAELIAATQGIGYLLSDGRETSRPDIVIIAIILLALLGKVTDTLMKLIENWLLRWRDTLQK comes from the coding sequence ATGAGTGATTCATTTAACAAAGCTGAGCTAAATCATTTCTTAGCTCAGCAGGCTTTAAAATCGCAGAAAAAGCATTTAAACAATAAATTTACACGTTGGTTTAAAGCGCTACTCATTCCACTCATCTTTTTGGGGGCTTGTGAATTTTTAGTCAGAAATGGCTATATCGATGCTTATCTACTCCCCGCACCTTCTAGTTTATGGCAATCTTTTTTAGATTTAGCGCATAGTGACCTATTTGCCCATATTTATATTAGTACATGGCGAGTTCTATTCGGCTTTATTATAGGAAGCGGTTTAGGTTTAATTTTTGCAATTTGGGTTGGATTAAGTAAAGAAGCAGAAGCTTATTTAGAACCGACCTTTTCAGCAATTAAGTCGATCCCAAGTCTTGCATGGATCCCTCTGCTATTACTTTGGTTAGGAATTGACGAAGGTTCGAAAATTACATTGATTGCAATTGGAGCATTTTTTCCAACCTATACCAATACAGTTGCAGCAATTCATAATGTAGATAGAAAGCTCATTGAAGTTGGAAAAGTTTATCGGCTTAATGCTTTTCAGCGGATTATATCTATTATTTTACCGGCAGCATCTCCGGGCATTTTAACGGGTTTACGTAACAGTTTAAGTTTATCTTGGATGTTCATGATTGCAGCTGAACTGATTGCAGCCACTCAAGGGATTGGCTATTTACTCAGTGATGGTCGAGAAACGTCTCGACCAGATATTGTTATCATTGCAATTATTTTATTAGCCCTATTGGGTAAAGTAACTGATACCTTAATGAAACTTATAGAAAACTGGTTATTACGTTGGCGTGATACACTACAAAAGTAA
- a CDS encoding aliphatic sulfonate ABC transporter substrate-binding protein, giving the protein MSLKSKFSLSKTLLASTLGFVFASSAFAAIPTTLKLDYAYYAPTSLVVKDQKLLEKALPNTQIKWVFSQGSNRSLEYLNSNSIDFASTAGLAAVLSRANGSPIKTVYVQSQPEWTALVVAKNSPIKSLKDLKGKKIAATKGTDPFLFTLQALDTVGLSKRDVQLVHLQHPDGKTALERSQVDAWAGLDPLMASAQIQSGAKLLYRNVGFNSYSVLSVKEDFAKQNPEAVEAVIKAYEQARKWAKANPDKVAALLAQESKLPLPVAKLQLSRTNFDQNIPSATQAQALKRSGKILTEEDLVRKGTNVNQVVDQLLDPRFAQKVVK; this is encoded by the coding sequence ATGTCTTTAAAATCAAAATTTTCTTTATCAAAGACTTTGTTGGCATCAACATTGGGGTTTGTATTTGCTTCATCTGCTTTTGCAGCAATTCCGACTACACTTAAACTTGATTACGCTTACTATGCACCAACCAGTTTAGTCGTCAAAGATCAAAAACTTCTTGAGAAAGCACTTCCAAATACTCAAATTAAATGGGTTTTCAGTCAAGGTAGCAATCGTTCATTAGAATATCTCAACAGTAACAGCATCGATTTTGCTTCTACCGCTGGATTAGCTGCTGTATTAAGTCGAGCGAATGGTAGTCCAATTAAAACGGTTTATGTACAAAGCCAACCGGAATGGACCGCGCTTGTTGTCGCAAAAAACTCACCCATTAAAAGCCTAAAAGATTTAAAAGGTAAGAAAATTGCAGCTACCAAGGGAACAGATCCTTTCTTATTTACACTACAAGCGCTAGACACTGTAGGCTTAAGTAAACGCGATGTACAGCTGGTTCATTTACAACACCCAGATGGAAAAACTGCATTAGAACGCAGTCAAGTAGATGCTTGGGCTGGACTTGATCCTTTAATGGCTTCAGCTCAAATTCAATCGGGTGCTAAATTGCTTTATCGCAACGTTGGATTTAATAGCTATAGTGTACTGAGTGTTAAAGAGGATTTTGCAAAACAAAACCCTGAAGCGGTAGAAGCAGTTATTAAAGCCTACGAACAAGCTAGAAAATGGGCAAAAGCCAATCCAGATAAAGTGGCAGCACTTCTAGCTCAAGAATCAAAACTCCCTCTACCTGTGGCCAAACTACAACTGAGCCGAACCAACTTTGATCAAAACATTCCATCGGCAACTCAAGCACAAGCACTAAAACGTTCTGGGAAAATTTTGACAGAAGAAGACTTAGTTAGAAAAGGCACCAATGTCAATCAAGTGGTTGATCAATTGTTAGACCCTCGTTTTGCTCAAAAAGTAGTGAAATAG
- a CDS encoding AraC family transcriptional regulator has translation MVVQSSLSKGTISIALVHEALSAAYAKGLNTQIILNKAGIPAELLMSPKARVPVTTYAQLWIELANAMNDEFFGMDSHPMRRGSYKLLTKLVSTAETLEKALYDILKFFNFVLDDMCGELIRDQEKAYLVIHDREQPKRMFTYATFLILVHGLMCWLVDQRIGLNSIKVRCPKPSDIQDYLVRFGEDIQFNAEINRVEFDAHYLDIKIKKDKKALYDFLEQTPQNLLVRFKNENALSVLIRRHLLKLHPAQWPELKDVAKQLNISEATIQRRLKHEGVSYQQIKNEIRCDIAVERLSKTNDSIQDISENLSFQDPSAFHRAFKKWTGVSPGAYRDNLTAHKQ, from the coding sequence ATGGTTGTCCAATCTTCTTTAAGTAAAGGCACAATTTCGATTGCACTAGTACATGAAGCACTGAGTGCGGCTTATGCCAAAGGCCTAAATACACAAATAATTCTAAATAAAGCAGGCATTCCCGCTGAATTACTGATGTCTCCAAAGGCTCGTGTGCCTGTTACGACATATGCACAATTATGGATAGAACTTGCCAACGCCATGAACGATGAGTTTTTTGGTATGGATAGTCATCCCATGCGTCGTGGCAGTTATAAATTATTGACTAAACTTGTCAGTACGGCCGAAACTTTAGAAAAAGCGCTCTACGATATTTTGAAGTTTTTTAACTTTGTGCTTGATGACATGTGTGGAGAATTAATACGAGATCAAGAAAAAGCTTATTTGGTGATTCATGATCGTGAACAACCTAAACGCATGTTTACCTATGCAACCTTTTTAATATTAGTACACGGACTTATGTGCTGGTTAGTAGACCAACGAATTGGCTTAAATAGTATTAAAGTACGTTGTCCTAAACCGAGCGATATTCAGGATTATCTCGTACGTTTCGGTGAAGATATTCAATTTAATGCCGAGATAAATCGAGTTGAATTCGATGCCCACTATTTAGATATTAAAATTAAAAAAGATAAAAAAGCGCTTTATGATTTTTTAGAACAAACTCCACAAAATCTTTTAGTTCGCTTTAAAAATGAAAATGCCTTGAGTGTTCTTATTCGTCGTCATTTATTGAAACTCCACCCCGCCCAATGGCCCGAACTCAAAGATGTTGCAAAACAACTCAATATTTCAGAAGCCACCATTCAACGCCGTCTGAAACATGAAGGAGTCAGTTATCAACAAATTAAAAATGAAATCCGCTGTGATATTGCAGTTGAACGTTTAAGTAAAACGAATGATTCAATTCAAGATATTAGTGAAAATTTAAGCTTCCAAGACCCTAGCGCTTTTCACCGTGCCTTTAAAAAATGGACTGGCGTCAGTCCAGGTGCGTATCGAGATAATTTAACTGCACACAAGCAATAA
- a CDS encoding 3-hydroxyacyl-CoA dehydrogenase: MKIQGKHFVITGGGSGLGAATAEYLVKQGASVTLVDMNVEAGEQQVKQLGSKADFVKLDVTDEAAAEQFFKDMLVKHGRLHGLVNCAGIGPSAKVVGREGVHDLGLFSKTLQINVTGTFNMLRFAADAMSKNTVEAGEEDRGIIVNTASVAAFDGQIGQAAYSASKGAIVAMTLPIARELARHGIRIMTIAPGIMETPMLKGMPQNVQDALGQMVPYPSRLGKPEEFARLVAHIAENSYLNGEVIRLDGAIRMAAK, encoded by the coding sequence ATGAAAATTCAAGGGAAACATTTCGTGATTACAGGTGGTGGCTCTGGTTTAGGTGCTGCTACAGCTGAGTATTTGGTAAAGCAAGGTGCTTCAGTCACATTGGTCGACATGAATGTAGAAGCAGGCGAACAGCAAGTAAAACAATTAGGGTCAAAAGCTGACTTCGTAAAACTTGATGTAACCGATGAAGCTGCTGCTGAACAGTTCTTTAAAGATATGTTAGTAAAACATGGCCGTTTGCATGGCTTAGTAAACTGTGCGGGTATTGGCCCTTCTGCAAAAGTAGTTGGCCGTGAAGGTGTACATGATTTGGGATTATTTTCAAAAACGCTGCAAATTAATGTCACGGGTACGTTTAACATGCTGCGTTTTGCAGCAGATGCAATGAGTAAAAACACGGTTGAAGCAGGTGAAGAGGACCGTGGAATCATTGTTAACACCGCTTCTGTTGCAGCATTTGATGGTCAAATTGGACAAGCAGCTTATTCAGCATCTAAAGGCGCTATTGTTGCGATGACATTGCCAATTGCTCGTGAGCTTGCGCGCCATGGCATTCGCATTATGACCATTGCGCCAGGAATTATGGAAACCCCAATGCTTAAAGGAATGCCACAAAATGTGCAAGATGCTTTGGGACAAATGGTACCATATCCATCTCGTTTAGGAAAACCCGAAGAATTTGCTCGTTTGGTGGCACATATTGCTGAAAACTCATATTTAAATGGTGAAGTCATCCGTCTAGATGGTGCAATTCGTATGGCAGCAAAATAA
- a CDS encoding acyl-CoA dehydrogenase family protein gives MILNAEQSMVQEMVRNYSQNQLKPTAAHRDKTHEFPAQELKDLGALGAMGMTVPNEWGGAGMDYVSLVLAIEEIAAGDGAISTIVSVQNSLICGITLAYGSEQQKQTYLPKFASGEWLGCFCLTEPHVGSDASAILCKAERDGDHWVLNGVKQFITSGKNAQVALVFAVTDKQAGKKGISCFLVPTNTQGYLVTRIEDKMGQHASDTATITLENCRIPLENLVGQEGEGYKIALSNLAAGRIGIAAQSVGMARAAFDAAVQYANERKAFGVELVQHQAVGFRLADMATQIEAAHQLVLHAATLKDAGLPCLKEASMAKLFASTMAERVCSDAIQIHGGYGYVSDFPVERIYRDVRVSQIYEGASDIQRLVIAREVAQV, from the coding sequence ATGATTCTAAATGCTGAACAAAGTATGGTTCAGGAGATGGTGCGTAACTACTCGCAGAATCAGTTAAAACCAACAGCCGCACATCGTGATAAAACCCATGAGTTTCCTGCTCAGGAATTAAAAGATTTAGGGGCATTGGGTGCTATGGGCATGACCGTTCCGAATGAATGGGGCGGTGCGGGAATGGACTATGTATCTTTGGTGCTTGCAATTGAAGAAATTGCCGCAGGTGATGGTGCTATTTCGACTATCGTAAGTGTTCAAAATTCATTGATTTGCGGTATTACACTGGCATACGGTTCAGAGCAGCAAAAACAAACCTATTTGCCAAAATTTGCATCTGGTGAATGGCTAGGATGTTTTTGTTTAACTGAGCCTCATGTCGGTTCCGATGCGAGCGCAATTCTATGTAAAGCCGAGCGAGATGGCGACCATTGGGTTTTAAATGGCGTAAAACAATTTATTACCAGTGGCAAAAATGCCCAAGTGGCTTTGGTATTTGCGGTTACAGATAAACAGGCTGGCAAAAAAGGCATTTCGTGCTTTCTTGTACCGACCAATACACAAGGTTATTTAGTGACTCGTATTGAAGACAAAATGGGTCAACATGCTTCGGACACCGCAACCATTACTCTCGAAAACTGCCGGATTCCTTTAGAAAATTTGGTGGGTCAAGAAGGTGAAGGTTATAAAATTGCACTTTCTAATTTAGCAGCTGGGCGTATTGGGATTGCTGCTCAATCTGTTGGAATGGCAAGAGCTGCTTTTGATGCGGCTGTCCAATACGCAAATGAACGTAAGGCCTTCGGTGTAGAGCTGGTTCAGCATCAGGCGGTTGGTTTTCGCTTAGCCGATATGGCAACCCAGATTGAAGCTGCACATCAGTTGGTTTTACATGCTGCAACTTTAAAGGATGCGGGATTACCTTGTTTAAAAGAAGCCTCAATGGCAAAGCTGTTTGCATCTACTATGGCTGAACGGGTGTGTTCGGATGCGATCCAGATTCATGGTGGTTATGGCTACGTCAGTGATTTCCCTGTAGAGAGAATTTATCGTGATGTTCGTGTAAGCCAGATTTATGAAGGGGCTTCGGATATTCAACGTTTGGTGATTGCTCGTGAGGTTGCTCAAGTTTAA
- a CDS encoding flavin reductase family protein, translated as MTQSYIAPVELEKAYRLLNHGPTVLVSAQHGDDRNVMAAAWACALEFKPAKVSVVLDKSTKTRQLVEQSGYFTLQVPCYAQLDLTHQLGTISKLDDPQKLEHCGVELFYQEDLTSPLVSGCIAWLVCKLIPEPHNQSAHDLFIGSVVGAWADSRVFRDGHWHFQDAPKELRSLHYIAGGTFYLIGEEVKAQL; from the coding sequence ATGACGCAATCATATATTGCACCTGTAGAGTTAGAAAAAGCTTATCGTTTATTAAATCATGGCCCAACTGTGCTTGTTTCTGCACAACATGGTGATGACCGCAATGTGATGGCTGCCGCTTGGGCATGTGCCTTAGAGTTCAAACCAGCCAAAGTGTCCGTGGTTCTTGATAAAAGTACTAAAACCCGACAGCTCGTTGAGCAAAGTGGCTATTTCACACTACAAGTTCCCTGCTATGCACAGCTCGATCTTACTCATCAACTTGGAACCATTAGTAAGTTGGATGATCCACAAAAACTTGAGCATTGTGGTGTTGAACTATTTTATCAAGAAGATCTTACTAGCCCGCTTGTATCAGGTTGCATTGCATGGCTTGTCTGTAAACTTATTCCAGAACCTCATAATCAGTCGGCTCATGATCTATTTATTGGTTCTGTTGTTGGTGCATGGGCAGATAGCCGTGTTTTTAGAGATGGGCACTGGCACTTTCAAGATGCACCGAAAGAACTTCGAAGCCTGCATTATATTGCTGGAGGAACCTTTTATTTAATTGGTGAAGAAGTCAAAGCACAGCTTTAA
- a CDS encoding HesA/MoeB/ThiF family protein — protein sequence MTELQDIDFVELSDEEMHLYSRQILLDGWDIEAQEKLKLANVLIVGAGGIGCSSAELLARAGVGKITLIDADTIEISNLQRQIAFGHEDIGRYKAEILAKRLQKINPYICVEYYNERLDEHNIDRLVEHQDVILDGCDNFTTRYLVNVACKKHQVALISASAIGFQAQMFMVEGDSACYECLFPKEQHSNEGLRCAESGVLATTPVMIASLQAHHTLLYLGLNRTPLKQKLLLWDGLNMTQRIVSFDKDVNCPLCQAS from the coding sequence GTGACCGAGCTTCAAGATATCGATTTTGTAGAGTTAAGTGATGAAGAAATGCATCTCTATAGCCGCCAGATTTTACTTGATGGATGGGATATTGAAGCTCAGGAGAAACTCAAACTTGCTAATGTGCTGATTGTAGGTGCTGGTGGAATAGGCTGTAGCAGTGCAGAGCTATTAGCGCGAGCAGGGGTTGGAAAAATTACACTGATTGATGCAGATACGATCGAGATAAGTAATTTACAGCGTCAAATTGCATTTGGTCATGAAGATATCGGACGTTATAAAGCAGAAATTTTGGCTAAACGTTTACAGAAAATTAACCCTTATATCTGTGTTGAATACTATAACGAACGGTTAGACGAACATAACATTGATAGACTGGTTGAACACCAAGATGTGATTTTAGATGGATGTGATAATTTTACAACCCGCTATTTAGTAAATGTAGCTTGTAAGAAGCATCAGGTCGCTTTAATTAGTGCTTCAGCAATTGGTTTTCAGGCACAAATGTTTATGGTTGAAGGAGATTCAGCTTGCTATGAATGTCTTTTTCCAAAAGAACAACATAGTAATGAAGGCCTTCGCTGTGCAGAGTCAGGGGTACTTGCAACTACTCCTGTAATGATAGCGTCATTACAAGCACATCACACATTGCTGTATTTAGGGTTGAATCGTACACCTTTAAAGCAGAAACTATTATTGTGGGATGGTTTAAATATGACACAACGTATTGTTAGTTTTGATAAAGATGTAAATTGCCCACTTTGTCAGGCAAGCTAA
- a CDS encoding AarF/UbiB family protein — MKKNILFDGLRSVARIGETAVVAAKAGIKYATEKPSNAKLMRETFESLGSTYIKLGQFIASTPSLFPREYVEEFQGCLDQTPTLPFSYIQGVLASEFEGRDLSQIFSYIDEKPLASASIAQVHAAKLTTGEDVVIKVQKPGVETILYTDLSVVHWAAKLLERAVPKIKFAALSEIVDEIKSRMVREVDFIEEAQNLDDFIEYLNISQNKAATAPKVYHQFSTRRVLTMQRLYGVSLTDFSVVKQYAKDPSQVLITAMNTWFGSLMLCKSFHADLHAGNLMLLEDGRIGFIDFGIVGQLKPEVWTACMAFMDALQKTDYQAMAENMLKMGMTHNKVDVDVLAQDLERLFNGVLMSDPQQILASNPADLNDIMMDMVGVGERHGIKFPRDFALLFKQMLYFDRFMRVLAPYTDIYADQRLKMVQNMEPASLLKH, encoded by the coding sequence ATGAAAAAAAATATTTTGTTTGATGGGTTACGTTCCGTCGCCCGCATTGGTGAAACAGCAGTGGTTGCGGCCAAAGCTGGAATTAAATACGCAACTGAAAAACCAAGTAATGCCAAACTCATGCGAGAGACTTTTGAGTCGCTTGGCTCAACTTATATTAAGCTTGGTCAGTTTATTGCGAGTACACCATCGCTTTTCCCGCGAGAATATGTAGAAGAATTTCAAGGTTGTCTAGACCAGACACCAACTCTGCCATTTAGCTATATTCAAGGTGTGCTTGCATCTGAATTTGAAGGGCGTGATTTAAGCCAAATTTTTAGCTATATCGATGAAAAACCATTAGCTTCTGCTTCAATTGCTCAGGTTCATGCAGCTAAGCTGACCACAGGTGAAGATGTTGTTATTAAAGTACAAAAGCCTGGCGTTGAAACCATTTTATATACAGACTTAAGTGTGGTGCATTGGGCTGCCAAGCTACTTGAACGTGCAGTACCAAAAATCAAATTTGCTGCTCTTTCCGAAATTGTTGATGAAATTAAAAGCCGTATGGTTCGTGAAGTCGATTTCATTGAAGAAGCACAAAACTTAGATGACTTTATTGAATATCTGAATATTTCACAAAACAAAGCTGCGACTGCACCTAAAGTTTATCATCAGTTTTCTACGCGCCGTGTCTTAACTATGCAACGTCTATACGGTGTGTCTTTGACAGACTTTAGTGTTGTAAAACAATATGCTAAAGATCCATCGCAAGTACTGATTACTGCCATGAATACATGGTTCGGTAGCCTCATGCTATGTAAGAGTTTCCATGCGGATTTACATGCTGGAAACCTAATGTTGCTTGAAGATGGTCGAATTGGTTTTATTGACTTTGGTATTGTCGGCCAGTTAAAGCCTGAAGTTTGGACAGCATGTATGGCCTTTATGGATGCATTGCAAAAAACTGATTATCAGGCAATGGCTGAAAATATGCTGAAAATGGGTATGACTCATAACAAAGTTGATGTTGATGTATTGGCACAAGATTTAGAGCGCTTGTTTAACGGCGTATTAATGTCTGACCCTCAACAAATTCTCGCTTCAAATCCAGCCGATTTAAACGACATTATGATGGATATGGTAGGGGTTGGTGAGCGCCACGGTATTAAATTCCCACGTGATTTTGCCTTGTTATTTAAGCAAATGCTTTATTTCGATCGTTTTATGCGCGTACTCGCACCATATACTGATATTTATGCAGACCAACGTTTGAAAATGGTTCAAAATATGGAACCTGCTTCGTTGTTAAAGCACTAA
- the folB gene encoding dihydroneopterin aldolase, whose amino-acid sequence MDAIIIEGLKVETVIGCFNWERQIIQPLMLDLTIHNDLSRAAQSDKLEDTLNYAQICELSGQIIQQAKPELIEHAAHLVLKCLFETFPTIEKITITIRKPAIIAEANAVGIRLERTRNNFCARPSE is encoded by the coding sequence ATGGATGCCATTATTATTGAAGGCTTGAAGGTTGAGACAGTGATTGGCTGTTTCAACTGGGAAAGACAAATTATTCAACCTTTAATGTTGGATTTAACCATCCATAATGATTTGAGCCGAGCAGCGCAGTCTGACAAACTTGAGGACACACTCAACTATGCCCAGATTTGTGAGTTATCGGGTCAAATCATTCAACAAGCCAAACCTGAATTAATTGAACATGCAGCACATCTTGTTTTGAAATGTTTGTTTGAAACCTTTCCAACAATTGAAAAAATTACCATAACCATCCGTAAGCCCGCCATCATTGCAGAAGCTAATGCTGTAGGAATTCGTCTTGAACGCACCAGAAACAATTTTTGCGCTCGCCCTAGCGAGTAA
- a CDS encoding 2-amino-4-hydroxy-6-hydroxymethyldihydropteridine diphosphokinase, which produces MNAPETIFALALASNLDADQHFTFAYTQLATLGKVQFSSVYQIPCRDGIGDDYWNSACLLKSTLSCDQIESFLKQLESDSGRVRPSHHISLDVDLIAWGSDLDHMQFNSKKLPLALDVKIPLYELWHCETLKADSTLYPVVNFKV; this is translated from the coding sequence TTGAACGCACCAGAAACAATTTTTGCGCTCGCCCTAGCGAGTAATTTAGACGCAGATCAGCACTTTACTTTTGCTTATACGCAATTAGCAACTTTGGGGAAAGTGCAGTTTTCATCTGTTTATCAAATTCCATGCCGAGACGGTATTGGAGATGATTATTGGAATTCAGCATGTCTATTAAAAAGCACTTTATCGTGTGACCAAATTGAATCTTTTTTAAAGCAACTCGAATCAGATTCTGGACGTGTTCGTCCATCGCATCATATTTCTTTAGATGTAGATTTGATTGCATGGGGAAGTGATCTGGACCATATGCAATTTAATTCTAAAAAATTACCTTTGGCACTTGATGTAAAAATTCCCTTATATGAGCTTTGGCATTGTGAAACCTTAAAGGCTGATAGCACGCTTTATCCAGTCGTCAATTTTAAAGTTTAG